The following are from one region of the Archangium lipolyticum genome:
- a CDS encoding carboxylesterase/lipase family protein, giving the protein MSPVRTSAVRPPSILVGLLALILASGCAHKPIVSENKGRESQDQGPVLANTAQGQVRGSIRDGINTFKGIPYGGPTSGRNRFMPPTKPESWSGVRDALEYGPRCAQRSAIGSAVDREVVAAIIAPDTQAMSEDCLFLNVWTPGVGDGRKRPVMVWLHGGGFVEGSGSSALYDGHALARRGDAVVITLNHRLGALGYLYTGSGANAASGNAGMLDIVAALQWVRDNIAAFGGDPGNVTIFGESGGGMKVTLMLAMPAAQGLFHKAISQSGALVRALKPEQAASITGELTSELGVKPGDLEALQNVPLEKFLDAQGVVLKKEREGGFTFNSPFTPVADGTVLPRDPFDPEAPAVSADVPLLIGSNRDEMTLFLYGKLGPMTDGMARMGLGRLAGDAKDQVFEHYRKRMPDASGADLIIAAGSDMFRAPSLLVADRKVAQGKAPVYVYLFTWETPVLEGKLKSAHAVEIPFVLDNTDLVPGLTGKDPERFKLAEQMSTTWVTFARTGNPNNPGLPEWPAYTTEQRPTLLFNLPSTLENDPRGEERQLWQGILTK; this is encoded by the coding sequence ATGAGTCCTGTTCGCACGTCCGCCGTACGTCCCCCATCCATCCTCGTTGGCCTTCTCGCGCTGATCCTGGCGAGCGGCTGTGCCCACAAACCCATCGTGTCCGAGAACAAGGGCCGTGAGTCGCAAGACCAGGGTCCGGTGCTCGCGAACACCGCCCAGGGCCAGGTTCGCGGCTCCATCCGCGACGGCATCAACACCTTCAAGGGCATTCCGTACGGTGGGCCCACCTCGGGCCGCAACCGCTTCATGCCCCCGACGAAGCCCGAGTCGTGGAGTGGCGTTCGCGATGCGCTCGAGTATGGCCCTCGCTGCGCCCAGCGCAGTGCCATCGGCTCGGCGGTGGATCGAGAGGTCGTGGCGGCGATCATCGCCCCCGACACCCAGGCCATGAGCGAGGACTGCCTGTTCCTCAACGTCTGGACCCCGGGCGTGGGAGACGGCCGGAAGCGGCCGGTCATGGTCTGGCTGCACGGCGGTGGCTTCGTGGAGGGCTCCGGCTCTTCCGCCCTCTATGACGGGCACGCGCTCGCCCGGCGCGGCGACGCCGTGGTCATCACGCTCAATCACCGGCTCGGGGCGCTCGGCTACCTGTACACGGGCAGCGGCGCCAACGCGGCCTCGGGCAACGCCGGCATGCTCGACATCGTCGCGGCGCTCCAGTGGGTGCGCGACAACATCGCCGCCTTCGGTGGGGATCCGGGCAACGTCACCATCTTCGGCGAGTCGGGCGGAGGCATGAAGGTGACCCTGATGCTCGCCATGCCCGCGGCCCAGGGGCTGTTCCACAAGGCCATCAGCCAGAGCGGCGCCCTGGTGCGCGCGTTGAAGCCGGAGCAGGCGGCCTCCATCACCGGCGAGCTGACGTCCGAGCTCGGGGTGAAGCCTGGAGACCTCGAGGCCCTGCAGAACGTGCCCCTGGAGAAGTTCCTGGATGCCCAGGGCGTGGTGCTGAAGAAGGAGCGCGAGGGTGGCTTCACCTTCAACTCGCCGTTCACCCCCGTGGCGGATGGGACCGTCCTGCCCCGGGATCCGTTCGATCCGGAGGCCCCCGCCGTCTCGGCGGACGTGCCGTTGTTGATCGGCTCCAACAGGGACGAGATGACGCTGTTCCTCTACGGGAAGCTGGGGCCCATGACCGATGGCATGGCGCGCATGGGCCTGGGGCGGCTCGCCGGCGACGCGAAGGATCAGGTCTTCGAGCACTACCGCAAGCGCATGCCCGACGCCTCGGGCGCGGACCTGATCATCGCCGCGGGCAGTGACATGTTCCGGGCGCCGTCGCTCCTGGTCGCCGATCGCAAGGTGGCCCAGGGCAAGGCCCCCGTCTACGTGTACCTGTTCACCTGGGAGACGCCGGTGCTCGAGGGCAAGCTCAAGTCCGCCCACGCGGTCGAGATCCCCTTCGTGCTCGACAACACCGACCTGGTTCCCGGCCTCACCGGCAAGGATCCCGAGCGCTTCAAGCTGGCCGAGCAGATGAGCACGACGTGGGTGACCTTCGCCCGCACCGGCAACCCGAACAACCCGGGCCTGCCCGAGTGGCCGGCCTACACCACCGAGCAGCGCCCCACGCTCCTCTTCAACCTCCCCTCCACGCTCGAGAACGATCCGAGGGGCGAGGAGCGCCAGCTCTGGCAGGGCATCCTCACGAAGTGA
- a CDS encoding NADH:flavin oxidoreductase translates to MSVDALFRPFSHKSLKLKNRIVMAPMTRSFSPDGVPTPEVAAYYRRRAEAEVGLILSEGTVVNRPSAKNDPNVPDFHGEQALAGWKRVIDEVHAVGGVMAPQLWHVGSARNPQTTWVAPPPVDSPSGLSSPGKRFTEPMTDEAIADTIAAFGKAAADAQRLGFDAVEIHGAHGYLIDQFFWSGTNERTDAFGGATLAERARFASEVVKAIRASVRKDFVIILRLSQWKQQDFTVRLAQTPKEMEAWLTPLVEAGTDILHCSQRRFWEPEFEGSELNFAGWAKKLTGKPTITVGSVGLSGEFIAAFRGESSKPASLENLLVRLEREEFDLVAVGRALLADAQWARKVREGRHGELQDFSKEALAQLA, encoded by the coding sequence ATGTCCGTAGATGCCCTGTTCCGCCCCTTCTCCCACAAGTCGCTGAAGCTGAAGAACCGCATCGTCATGGCTCCCATGACGCGCTCCTTCTCTCCCGACGGTGTTCCGACCCCCGAGGTCGCCGCGTACTACCGCCGCCGCGCCGAGGCGGAGGTGGGTCTCATCCTCTCGGAGGGCACGGTGGTGAACCGGCCCTCCGCCAAGAACGATCCCAACGTGCCCGACTTCCACGGGGAGCAGGCGCTCGCGGGGTGGAAGCGCGTCATCGACGAGGTGCACGCCGTGGGCGGGGTGATGGCTCCCCAGCTCTGGCACGTGGGCTCCGCGCGCAATCCCCAGACCACCTGGGTCGCGCCGCCTCCGGTGGACAGCCCCTCGGGCCTGTCCTCGCCGGGCAAGCGCTTCACCGAGCCCATGACCGACGAGGCCATCGCCGACACCATCGCCGCTTTCGGCAAGGCGGCGGCGGACGCGCAGCGGCTGGGCTTCGACGCGGTGGAGATTCACGGCGCGCACGGCTACCTGATCGACCAGTTCTTCTGGTCCGGCACCAACGAGCGGACCGATGCCTTCGGTGGCGCCACCCTCGCCGAGCGCGCCCGCTTCGCCTCCGAGGTGGTGAAGGCCATCCGCGCCTCCGTCCGCAAGGACTTCGTCATCATCCTGCGCCTGTCCCAGTGGAAGCAGCAGGACTTCACCGTCCGGCTGGCCCAGACGCCCAAGGAGATGGAGGCCTGGCTCACGCCGCTCGTCGAGGCCGGAACGGACATCCTGCACTGCTCGCAGCGCCGCTTCTGGGAGCCGGAGTTCGAGGGCTCGGAGCTCAACTTCGCCGGCTGGGCCAAGAAGCTCACCGGCAAGCCCACCATCACCGTCGGCTCGGTGGGGTTGAGCGGCGAGTTCATCGCCGCGTTCCGTGGCGAGAGCTCCAAGCCCGCGTCCCTGGAGAACCTGCTGGTCCGTCTGGAGCGCGAGGAGTTCGACCTGGTGGCCGTCGGCCGCGCGCTGCTCGCCGATGCGCAGTGGGCCCGTAAGGTGCGCGAGGGCCGCCATGGCGAGCTGCAGGACTTCTCCAAGGAGGCGCTCGCCCAGCTGGCGTGA
- a CDS encoding response regulator transcription factor translates to MFIVDDDPSVLRSLSRMFQLEGYTVESFDHPRQMLEREPGRRPGCVVMDLRMPELNGLELQEELRRAGWKQPIIFISGHGDVPAAVKAMKAGAVDFLSKPVGTAELLEAVERAQAQDRAAIASEQEREALRVRFSKLTPREWDVCQRVARGLLNKQIAAELGTAEQTVRLQRGRAMEKLAVDSVPELVRLLERLGSSP, encoded by the coding sequence GTGTTCATCGTGGATGACGATCCCTCCGTGCTGCGCAGCCTCTCACGCATGTTCCAGTTGGAAGGGTACACGGTCGAGAGCTTCGACCACCCGCGACAGATGCTGGAGCGGGAGCCCGGACGGCGTCCGGGGTGCGTGGTGATGGACCTGCGCATGCCGGAGCTGAACGGGCTGGAGCTTCAGGAGGAGCTGCGGCGCGCGGGGTGGAAGCAGCCCATCATCTTCATCAGCGGACACGGGGATGTGCCGGCGGCGGTGAAGGCCATGAAGGCTGGAGCCGTGGACTTCCTGTCCAAGCCGGTCGGCACGGCGGAACTGCTGGAGGCGGTGGAACGGGCGCAGGCGCAGGACCGGGCGGCGATCGCCTCCGAGCAGGAGCGCGAGGCGCTCCGGGTCCGTTTCTCCAAGCTGACACCCCGCGAGTGGGATGTCTGCCAGCGGGTGGCGCGGGGGCTGCTCAACAAGCAGATCGCAGCCGAGCTGGGCACCGCCGAGCAGACCGTGCGCCTGCAGCGCGGCCGTGCCATGGAGAAGCTGGCGGTGGACTCGGTGCCAGAGCTGGTGCGGCTGTTGGAGCGGCTGGGCTCATCTCCGTGA
- a CDS encoding PAS domain-containing sensor histidine kinase — MRALGVSMLWLMATPLAAAELRELELWERYRWGVIAVVAAGLLQAALIVVLLLERRRRMGAQRLNLAVLDSLPGAVAILDRQGAVLRASAPSAQREGLGALSTQRLLFPGGSYLQSLQKLAHAGEFETAGVATLLEDVLSGRVDEGMVEFRGPRADTWFELRARRLELPGGGAVVTVVDATPRRRAELEARRARDERAHMERVAAVGELGASIAHELNQPLSAILTNAEMAKRLLQRTPPDLTLLGEVIDDIVADNKRAGEIIRRTRALLKKDQGPFASHDFNALVRQVAQLAGNDAQLRGATLSLQLADTPLPVKGDGVQLQQVVLNLIINALDAVSPCPSGERQVWVRTQRTEGRVELVVEDTGVGLSPEAHKRLFEPFFTTKPAGLGMGLSISRSILEVHQGRLQAEPRPGRGTLFRCFLPSA; from the coding sequence ATGCGTGCCCTGGGCGTTTCGATGCTGTGGCTGATGGCCACCCCGCTCGCGGCCGCCGAGCTTCGCGAGCTCGAGCTCTGGGAGCGCTACCGCTGGGGGGTGATCGCGGTGGTGGCGGCGGGCCTGCTCCAGGCGGCGCTCATCGTCGTGCTGTTGCTGGAGCGGCGCAGGCGCATGGGGGCCCAGCGGCTGAACCTGGCCGTGCTGGATTCGCTCCCGGGCGCGGTGGCCATTCTGGACAGGCAGGGCGCGGTGCTTCGGGCCAGCGCCCCCTCGGCCCAGCGCGAGGGGCTGGGCGCGTTGTCCACCCAGAGGCTCCTCTTTCCGGGCGGCTCCTACCTCCAGTCCCTCCAGAAGCTGGCGCACGCGGGAGAGTTCGAGACGGCGGGGGTGGCCACGCTGCTGGAGGACGTGCTCTCGGGCCGGGTGGATGAGGGCATGGTTGAGTTCCGTGGCCCCCGGGCGGACACCTGGTTCGAGCTGCGCGCCCGGCGGCTGGAGCTGCCAGGTGGCGGCGCCGTGGTCACGGTGGTGGACGCGACTCCGCGCAGGCGCGCCGAGCTGGAGGCACGCCGGGCCCGGGACGAGCGGGCCCACATGGAGCGGGTCGCCGCGGTGGGCGAGCTGGGGGCCTCCATCGCCCATGAGCTGAACCAGCCCCTGTCGGCCATTCTCACCAACGCCGAGATGGCGAAGCGGTTGCTGCAGCGCACGCCGCCGGATCTCACCCTGCTGGGGGAGGTGATCGATGACATCGTCGCCGACAACAAGCGGGCCGGAGAGATCATCCGCCGCACGCGGGCGCTGCTGAAGAAGGACCAGGGGCCCTTCGCCTCCCATGACTTCAATGCGCTGGTCCGCCAGGTGGCGCAACTGGCGGGCAATGACGCGCAGCTTCGGGGCGCCACCCTCTCACTGCAGTTGGCGGACACCCCGCTGCCCGTGAAGGGAGATGGGGTTCAGCTCCAGCAGGTGGTGCTCAACCTGATCATCAACGCGCTGGATGCGGTGAGCCCGTGCCCGTCCGGGGAGCGGCAGGTGTGGGTGCGCACCCAGCGGACGGAGGGGCGCGTGGAGCTGGTGGTGGAGGACACGGGCGTGGGCTTGAGCCCGGAGGCGCACAAGCGCCTCTTCGAGCCGTTCTTCACCACCAAGCCGGCGGGACTGGGCATGGGCTTGTCCATCAGCCGCTCCATCCTCGAGGTGCACCAGGGCCGGTTGCAGGCGGAGCCTCGGCCGGGCCGTGGCACCCTGTTCCGGTGCTTCCTTCCGTCCGCCTGA
- a CDS encoding tetratricopeptide repeat protein has protein sequence MRFERALAIHEKTFGPEHPDVAAVLINVGGVLADLGRYEEARVRLERALTVLEKALGPQHPVLSIPLTLLGRALTGLGRYEEAQRRLDRALVLQQQPEEHAGLMEPLTALGLLQLARGRPAAAVPLLERALRLAPEEAATETRFVLARALWESKQDRPRALELAARARSDWQRRGNAPRLAEVSQWLASRR, from the coding sequence CTGCGGTTCGAGCGCGCGCTGGCCATTCACGAGAAGACCTTCGGGCCAGAGCACCCGGATGTGGCGGCCGTGCTCATCAACGTGGGGGGAGTGCTCGCGGACCTGGGCCGGTATGAGGAGGCCAGGGTCCGGCTGGAGCGCGCGCTGACGGTGCTGGAGAAAGCGCTGGGTCCCCAGCACCCGGTGCTCTCCATCCCGCTCACCCTGTTGGGCCGGGCCCTCACGGGTCTGGGCCGGTATGAGGAGGCGCAGCGCCGGCTGGATCGCGCTCTGGTCCTGCAACAACAGCCGGAAGAGCACGCCGGGCTGATGGAGCCACTCACCGCGCTGGGGTTGCTCCAACTGGCGCGCGGCAGGCCCGCGGCCGCCGTGCCGTTGCTCGAGCGGGCCTTGCGGCTCGCGCCGGAGGAGGCGGCCACGGAGACGCGGTTCGTGCTGGCCCGGGCCCTCTGGGAGTCGAAGCAGGATCGCCCTCGCGCCCTCGAGCTGGCCGCCCGAGCCCGGAGTGACTGGCAGCGCCGCGGCAATGCCCCCCGGCTGGCCGAAGTGTCCCAGTGGTTGGCTTCACGGAGATGA